The Streptomyces sp. NBC_00483 genome contains the following window.
GGACGCAAGGACGAGTTCCGCGACCTCGCCGACGCCTTCGACTCGATGCTCGGTCAGCTCGAGGCGCACGTCGCCGAACAGCGCCGCTTCGCGGCCAACGCCTCCCACGAGCTGCGCACCCCGCTCGCCGTCTCCAAGTCGCTCCTCGACGTGGCCCGCGCCGATCCGCACCGCGACACCGGCGAACTCATCGACCGGCTCAGCGCCGTCAACACCCGCGCGATCGACCTCACCGAGGCGCTGCTCCTGCTCAGCCGCGCCGAACAGCGCACCTTCACCAGCGAGGACGTCGACCTCTCCCTCGTGGCGGAGGAAGCCGCCGAAACGCTCCTCCCGCTCGCGGAGAAGAGCGGCGTCACCCTCGAAACCCGCGGCGACATCACCCACGCGCCGGGATCGCAGCCGCTGCTGCTGCAACTCGCCACGAACCTCGTGCACAACGCGATCGTCCACAACCTGCCCGAGCAGGGCACCGTGTGGATCAGCACCGGCACCCGCCCCGGCTCGGCGGTGCTCACCGTCGAGAACACCGGCGAGATCCTGGCCCCGGAGCTCGTCGCCACCCTCACCGAACCCTTCCAGCGCGGCACCGAACGCATCCGCGGCGACCACGCCGGTGTCGGGCTCGGGCTCGCCATCGCGCAGTCCATCACCCGCGCCCACGACGGCACGCTCACCCTCACCCCCCGCCCCTCCGGCGGCCTCCGCGTCACCGTGGAACTTCCCGCGGCCGACATGTGACGTAGACCACCGAAGCGGCTTCGAAGGGCGGAAACCCCAGGTCACCGTGTCATCATGCGATGACATCGCTTGATGACATGAACGGGATGAACGTGCAGCCCTCCATACCGACGCCCGCCCCGACCCCTGCCCCGCTCCGCCACCCCCGCGCCCTCGTACCGGTGCTGGTCAGCCTCGGGATGCTGGTCGCCGTCGTCAGCAGCCTCGGCGCGCCGCTGATCCCCACCATCGCCGCCGAGGACCACGTCGCCGTCTCCACCGCGCAGTGGGCGCTCACGGTCACCATGCTGGTCGGCGCCATCGCGACGCCCGTCATGGGACGGCTCGGCGACGGGCCGCACCGCAAGCGCGTCATCCTCGGCGGGCTCGCCGCCGTCTTCGTCGGCAGCCTGCTCGCGGCGCTGCCGGTCGGATTCGCCTGCCTCCTGGCGGGCCGGGCGCTGCAGGGCGTCGGCATGGGCCTCGTCCCGCTGGCCATCGCCACCGCGCGCGACGCGCTGCCGCCCGAGAAGGCGCGCGGCGCCGTGACGACGCTGTCGCTGACCACCGCGGCGGGCATCGGCCTCGGCTACCCGATCACCGGGCTCTTCGCGGAGTACCTCGGCATGTACGCCGGATTCTGGTTCGCGCTCGCCACGGCGGCCGCCGCGTTCCTCGCCGCCCTCCTCGTCGTGCCCAAGCCGCCGCACCGGCCCAGCACCCCCATGGACGTGCCCGGAGCGCTGCTGCTCGCGGGAGGCATGGCGGCGCTGCTCCTCGCGCTCGCCGAGGGGGAGCGGTGGGGCTGGCTCTCCGCTCGCCTGTTGGCCCTCGCGGTCGCGGCGGTGGTCCTCCTCGGCGGATGGATCGCCCACTCGATGCGCTCCACGCACCCCCTCGTACGCGTCCGCCTCGTCAAGGACCGCGGCGTCCTCGTCGCCAACCTGACCACCATGGTCGGCGGCGTCGGCACGTACCTGCTGATCTCCCTGGTGACCCGGTACGTGCAGACCCCCGAGTCCGGCGGCTACGGCTTCGGCGCGTCGATCGTCGTCACCGGACTGCTGCTCGTGCCGTTCTCCGCCGCCAGCCTCGTCACCGGGCGCCTGGTGCGGGCGATGGGCCGGGCCGCGACGCCCGGTCGCATGCTGCCGCTCGGCTGCCTGCTCTCGTTCGGCTCGCTCGTCTGCTTCCTGCTCGCCCGCTCCAGCCTGTGGGGCATCGGTGCGATGATGGCGCTCGCCGGCCTTGGCGTGGGCGTCACCTTCGCCGTCACGCCCGGCCTCATCGTGGGCGGCGTGCCCGCGGCGGAGACCGGCAGCGCGATGAGTTTCAATCAGGTCGTGAAGTACATCGGTTACTCGACGGGCAGCGCGCTGAGCGCCGTCGTCCTGCAGGCATCCACGCCTCTCGGCGCCGTGCTCCCGACCGACGACGGCTACCGCAACGCCGGCCTCGTCGGCTGCGCCGCCTTCCTCGCCACGGGTGTCATCGCCGTCGCGCTCACCCGCGCAGGCGCCCGCCCGCGCCCCTCCGTCGTCGCGGCGGGCGCGGTCGCCGAGGCCCGCACCGAACCGAGCCGCACATGACCGGCGAGGCCCCCGACCGGCGCCGCAGCAGCGCCCGCAGCCGCGAGGCGCTGCTGCGGGCGGCGACCGAACTGTTCTCCGAGCGCGGCTACGACCGCACGACCATCCGCGAGATCGGCGAACGGGCCGGCGTCGACGCGGCCCTCATCTCCCGCTACTTCGGCAGCAAGGCGCTGCTGTACGTGGAGGTGCTGCGCGCCGAACACGGCGACACCGCCCCGGACGACCTCCTCACCGAGCCCCGCCTGCGCGAGGTCGCCGAACGCGCGGAGCGCCGCGGCCCGGTGCCGCTGCTGCGCGTCGCCGTCCAGTCCTCGAGCGACCAGGCCGCGCAGGACGCCGCCCGCGCCGCCCTCCAGGCCCGGCTCGTCGAGCCGCTGCGCGCCCGCTTCACCCGCGAGGGCCGCGACCAACCAGGACTGCGCGCCGACGTCCTGGTCGCCTCGGTCGCCGGAGTGCTCCTCGCCCGCCACTCCGGCGCCTTCGACGACCTGGCGGACGCCGACCTCGACGCGATCGTCGACGTACTCCTGGAGGCGTGGGGAGGCGCCTGACCCGGCACCTTTCACCCGAGTGGCGGTATTCAAACCGCCTCGCCCTGCGCCGAGCGCCCAGGCGCGTGAGCCTCGCAAGTAACTGACCGTACTTTCGAGGTGGTGGAGATGCAGGAGATGCAGACGAGAGCTCTCGTTTCAGAATTTCTCGGCACGTTGCTGCTGGTGTTCTTCGCCGTCGGATCAGCGGTCCTGGGAGCCCAGTTCATCGGCACCCTCGGCATCGCCCTCGCCTTCGGCTTCACCCTGCTCGCCCTGGCCTACGCCCTCGGCCCGATCTCCGGCTGCCACGTCAACCCGGCCGTGACGCTGGGCATGCTCTGTGCCCGCCGCATCGACGTCGCGACCGCCGTCCGCTACTGGATCGCCCAGTTCGTCGGCGGCATCGTCGGCGCGGCCCTGCTGTTCCTGCTCGCCAAGCAGGTGCCCGGCCTCAAGACCGACGGGGCCTTCGGCTCCAACGGCTACGGAGACCGCTCCGACGTGCACATCAACATGGGCGGCGCGTTCCTCGCCGAGGTCGTCCTGACGTTCCTCCTCGTGTTCGTGGTGCTCGCCGTGACCCACCGCGTGGCCGTGGTCGGCTTCGACGGACTGCCCATCGGTATCGCCCTCGCGGTGATCCACCTGGTCGGCATCCCGCTCACGGGTACGTCCGTCAACCCGGCGCGCAGCCTCGGCCCGGCGATCTTCGCCGGTGGCGACGCGCTCTCCCAGCTCTGGCTGTTCATCGTGGCGCCCCTGGTCGGCGGCGTGATCGCGGCCCTGGTCCACCAGCTCACCCACCCCACGGGCGAGGAGCGCACCATCGCCGACGAGGCGTCCGCGGCCTGAGCGGATGACGGGCGGCCGGGGAAGCGGGAGCAGGAGCGGCGACCCCGGCCGAAGGGAGCGATCGTGAGCGAGAAGGACCGGCTGCGAGACGACACATGACCGGCCTCCTCGACACGCTCCCGCCCGAACTGGAGAAGCGCGTCCGCGACGCGGCTCCCGGCGTGGAACTCGCGGCCTCGCCGATGCTCGCGACGCTCAGCGACCGCCGCGAGTTCGCGAAGGGCTGGATCTTCGAACGGAAGCTGGACGGAATCCGCGTCCTCGCCGTCCGGGAGAACGGCCGCACCACGATCCGCTCTCGCTCGGGCCGCCGCCTCGACGTCACGTACCCCGAGATCGTCGAGGCCCTCGACGCGCAGGACGCCGCGGACTTCACCGTCGACGGCGAGATCGTCGCGTACGAGCACGGCCGCACCGACTTCTCCCGCCTCCAGCAACGCATGGGGCTGACCAGACCCCGGGACGTCGCGGCGAGCAACGTGGCGGTGAAGTACTACGTCTTCGACCTGCTGCGGATCGACGGCGCGGACGTACGCCGCCTTCCGCTGCGCACCCGCAAGTCCCTGCTGCGCCAGGCACTCACCTTCACCGACCCCCTCCGCTTCAGCACCCACCGCAACGAGGGCGGCGCCGAACTCCTCGCCGACGCCTGCGAGCGCGGCTGGGAGGGACTCATCGCCAAGCGGGCCGACAGCACGTACCAGCCGAGCCGCTCCGGCGACTGGCTGAAACTGAAGTGCGCCCACGGGCAGGAGTTCGTGGTCGGCGGCTTCACCGAACCCACCGGCAGCAGGGAGGGCATCGGCGCGCTGCTGATCGGCTACTACGAGGGCGACCGGCTGCGCTACGCGGGCAAGGTCGGCACCGGCTTCGACCGGCGCACCCTCCGCGCCCTGCGCGCGCAACTCGACGAACTCCAGCAGCCCCGATCGCCGTTCACCGACCGCGTCGCCGAGCGCACCGCGCACTGGGCGCGGCCACGGCTCGTCGCGCAGATCGAGTTCTCCGAATGGACCCGCGACGGCATGCTGCGCCACCCCCGCTACCAGGGACTGCGGGACGACAAGGCCCCGACCGACGTCGTCAGGGAGCACACGTAACCAGGGTCGACGACAAGAAGGTGCTGTGCCTGCGGCGGGCCGTCCGAAGGCAGGGGCGGGGGCATAGATACAAGCTTGTATCTATGCCTGTTAGGGTCCAGGCATGCCCCGGACACAGCCCCAGCAGTCCCCGCCCCAGCACGCGAAACCCGCCTCGGCGGCCACCACGGTCTACGCGGTCACCAAGGAGCTGATCCTCACCGGCGAGCTCCCCGGCGGCAGCCTCATCAGCGAGGGGGAGATCGCCGAGCGCGTGCAGGTGAGCCGGACTCCCGTACGGGAGGCGTTCCTGCGCCTCGAGTCCGAGGAACTGCTGAGGCTGCATCCCAAGCGCGGCGCCGTCGTCGTGCCCGTCCCGCCGGGGGAAGCGGCGGACGTCCTGGAGATGCGGCAGGCCGTCGAGCAGTCCGCCGCCGAACGCATCGCGCGCGTCGGCCTCACCCCCGAGCACGAACAGCGACTGCGTGAACTCATCGCCCGCCAGCGGGAGTTGGCGGCAGAGGGCGACGTACGTGCCTTCGCCGTCGCCGACGAGGCCTTCCACCGCGGTGTCGTGGAGGCCTCGGGGAACGGGATCGCCGCCCGCTTCTACGAGACCCTCGGCGACCGGCAACGCCGCATGAGCGTCTCCGCGCTCGGCCACAGGCCCGAGCGGCTGCCCGGCCTCGCCGACGAGCACGAGGCGCTGCTCGACCACCTCGGCGCCCGGGACGGCGCCGCGTTCGCCGAGGCCCTGCGCGCCCACCTGGCCGCCACGCACGGCCACCAGCACTGAACAAACCCGCACCACCCACCCCTGAAAGAGCCCTGCCCTCAC
Protein-coding sequences here:
- a CDS encoding sensor histidine kinase, whose protein sequence is MDRERGLSVRLKLTLSYAGFLMLAGVLMLASVWFFLLRDLPDVKAGIGGLQVRRELALNFASGAAVVMACLLVFGLLGGWLLAGRVLAPLSHLTDATHRAAKGTLSHRIRLRGRKDEFRDLADAFDSMLGQLEAHVAEQRRFAANASHELRTPLAVSKSLLDVARADPHRDTGELIDRLSAVNTRAIDLTEALLLLSRAEQRTFTSEDVDLSLVAEEAAETLLPLAEKSGVTLETRGDITHAPGSQPLLLQLATNLVHNAIVHNLPEQGTVWISTGTRPGSAVLTVENTGEILAPELVATLTEPFQRGTERIRGDHAGVGLGLAIAQSITRAHDGTLTLTPRPSGGLRVTVELPAADM
- a CDS encoding MFS transporter → MTSLDDMNGMNVQPSIPTPAPTPAPLRHPRALVPVLVSLGMLVAVVSSLGAPLIPTIAAEDHVAVSTAQWALTVTMLVGAIATPVMGRLGDGPHRKRVILGGLAAVFVGSLLAALPVGFACLLAGRALQGVGMGLVPLAIATARDALPPEKARGAVTTLSLTTAAGIGLGYPITGLFAEYLGMYAGFWFALATAAAAFLAALLVVPKPPHRPSTPMDVPGALLLAGGMAALLLALAEGERWGWLSARLLALAVAAVVLLGGWIAHSMRSTHPLVRVRLVKDRGVLVANLTTMVGGVGTYLLISLVTRYVQTPESGGYGFGASIVVTGLLLVPFSAASLVTGRLVRAMGRAATPGRMLPLGCLLSFGSLVCFLLARSSLWGIGAMMALAGLGVGVTFAVTPGLIVGGVPAAETGSAMSFNQVVKYIGYSTGSALSAVVLQASTPLGAVLPTDDGYRNAGLVGCAAFLATGVIAVALTRAGARPRPSVVAAGAVAEARTEPSRT
- a CDS encoding TetR/AcrR family transcriptional regulator, whose amino-acid sequence is MTGEAPDRRRSSARSREALLRAATELFSERGYDRTTIREIGERAGVDAALISRYFGSKALLYVEVLRAEHGDTAPDDLLTEPRLREVAERAERRGPVPLLRVAVQSSSDQAAQDAARAALQARLVEPLRARFTREGRDQPGLRADVLVASVAGVLLARHSGAFDDLADADLDAIVDVLLEAWGGA
- a CDS encoding MIP family channel protein, whose product is MQTRALVSEFLGTLLLVFFAVGSAVLGAQFIGTLGIALAFGFTLLALAYALGPISGCHVNPAVTLGMLCARRIDVATAVRYWIAQFVGGIVGAALLFLLAKQVPGLKTDGAFGSNGYGDRSDVHINMGGAFLAEVVLTFLLVFVVLAVTHRVAVVGFDGLPIGIALAVIHLVGIPLTGTSVNPARSLGPAIFAGGDALSQLWLFIVAPLVGGVIAALVHQLTHPTGEERTIADEASAA
- the ligD gene encoding non-homologous end-joining DNA ligase, with the protein product MTGLLDTLPPELEKRVRDAAPGVELAASPMLATLSDRREFAKGWIFERKLDGIRVLAVRENGRTTIRSRSGRRLDVTYPEIVEALDAQDAADFTVDGEIVAYEHGRTDFSRLQQRMGLTRPRDVAASNVAVKYYVFDLLRIDGADVRRLPLRTRKSLLRQALTFTDPLRFSTHRNEGGAELLADACERGWEGLIAKRADSTYQPSRSGDWLKLKCAHGQEFVVGGFTEPTGSREGIGALLIGYYEGDRLRYAGKVGTGFDRRTLRALRAQLDELQQPRSPFTDRVAERTAHWARPRLVAQIEFSEWTRDGMLRHPRYQGLRDDKAPTDVVREHT
- a CDS encoding GntR family transcriptional regulator, translated to MPRTQPQQSPPQHAKPASAATTVYAVTKELILTGELPGGSLISEGEIAERVQVSRTPVREAFLRLESEELLRLHPKRGAVVVPVPPGEAADVLEMRQAVEQSAAERIARVGLTPEHEQRLRELIARQRELAAEGDVRAFAVADEAFHRGVVEASGNGIAARFYETLGDRQRRMSVSALGHRPERLPGLADEHEALLDHLGARDGAAFAEALRAHLAATHGHQH